In Anopheles gambiae chromosome 2, idAnoGambNW_F1_1, whole genome shotgun sequence, a single window of DNA contains:
- the LOC133392182 gene encoding uncharacterized protein LOC133392182, protein MKATVSLLLLLLLLSVVTLGTCRTGGFKGTRTYNLETDEDRYGRYERVLLGLKTSEGLRLDPALLDEVRQVLLQEERQAASGREVEPVDVHLYKPLQSRHIAQLLYRARLDAVSGSNRRTR, encoded by the exons ATGAAAGCGACAGTGAGC ttgctgctgctgctgctgctgctgtccgtgGTCACACTCGGCACGTGCCGTACGGGAGGCTTCAAGGGTACGCGCACTTACAACCTGGAAACGGACGAGGATCGCTATGGACGGTACGAGCGGGTACTGCTCGGGCTGAAAACTTCCGAAGGGCTGCGGTTGGATCCGGCCCTGCTGGACGAGGTGCGCCAGGTGTTGCTGCAGGAGGAACGGCAGGCCGCATCCGGCCGGGAAGTGGAGCCGGTCGATGTGCATCTGTACAAGCCGCTGCAATCGCGCCATATCGCCCAACTGCTTTACCGAGCGCGGCTTGATGCGGTGTCGGGCTCGAACCGGCGGACACGATAG
- the LOC1277281 gene encoding uncharacterized protein LOC1277281 yields the protein MPFAIVEAHEAGDANKQLYVVPEGWLLDTEQTETILLWPRCDGLQMYKLLTDGESVANTKWIKMNCTVKMINIPNLSVAHGHVSKLKGECIEPSEDTASQVVQKCPTPSPLEEECSNVPCEEDISEQKAESSFSKTHTKTMTIVPASVRTISEKDFSHFLLKVNQKITLLEALVRKITDKVVYLEAQAQILQSRLNSRTAPKQPMISDVDFKQIDCLQSLESFNEKLLDREYQDKMYQWLNAQITEVKSENRMTEAIDILFTKRFMTKCSWTGVGRGSEKIAMMRMVNISKLFRRVGTTASVIVNQRMVMLFFMKKLRNAVRRSEMKHLRRSTSHNVPSHKAKTESQ from the exons ATGCCTTTCGCAATCGTGGAGGCACATGAAGCAGGGGATGCTAACAAACAGCTCTACGTTGTGCCGGAAGGATGGCTTTTGGATACGGAACAAACGGAAACGATTCTACTGTGGCCAAGGTGCGATGGTCTACAAATGTACAAACTGTTAACTGACGGTGAAAGTGTGGCCAACACCAAGTGGATAAAGATGAATTGCACAGTGAAAATGATTAATATACCAAACCTATCCGTTGCACATGGGCATGTTTCCAAGCTGAAAGGAGAATGCATTGAACCATCGGAAGACACTGCTTCGCAAGTAGTTCAAAAATGTCCAACGCCTAGCCCTTTGGAGGAAGAATGTTCTAACGTGCCTTGCGAAGAAGATATCAGTGAGCAAAAGg CTGAATCATCCTTTTCCAaaactcacacaaaaacaatgaCAATTGTACCCGCATCGGTGCGAACAATATCCGAGAAAGATTTCTCCCACTTTCTGCTAAAAGTTAATCAAAAAATCACCCTGCTGGAGGCGTTGGTTCGCAAAATTACCGATAAAGTGGTTTACCTCGAAGCACAGGCGCAAATACTCCAAAGCCGACTCAATTCTCGAACTGCCCCAAAGCAGCCCATGATCAGCGATGTAGACTTTAAGCAAATCGATTGCTTGCAGAGCCTAGAAAGCTTCAACGAAAAACTACTCGACAGAGAGTATCAGGACAAAATGTACCAATGGCTAAACGCGCAGATTACCGAAGTGAAGAGCGAAAACCGCATGACAGAGGCAATCGATATACTGTTTACCAAGCGGTTCATGACAAAGTGCAGCTGGACGGGGGTAGGGCGGGGCAGCGAAAAGATCGCCATGATGCGTATGGTCAACATTAGCAAGCTGTTTCGGCGCGTCGGCACGACCGCGAGCGTAATCGTGAACCAGCGGATGGTGATGCtgtttttcatgaaaaagctCCGGAACGCCGTCCGCCGGAGTGAGATGAAGCATCTGCGCCGCAGCACTTCGCATAATGTTCCCTCGCACAAGGCAAAGACCGAAAGTCAATAA